In one window of Primulina tabacum isolate GXHZ01 chromosome 8, ASM2559414v2, whole genome shotgun sequence DNA:
- the LOC142554766 gene encoding uncharacterized protein LOC142554766: protein MSPFKLLSGKSCHLPVELEHKAYWTTKFLNFDAKATGDERVLQLNELDEFRLDAYENAKLYKEKTKRWHDQNIVHREFVVGQLVLLYNSRLKLMPGKLHSRWSGPYTITQVFPYRTVEITSEATGAFKVNGHRLKVYHGGTMPGEPITVDLQDPN, encoded by the coding sequence ATGTCCCCGTTTAAACTATTGTCTGGGAAGTCGTGTCACCTAcctgttgaacttgaacataaggcTTATTGGACTACTAAATTTTTGAACTTTGATGCTAAAGCCACAGGTGACGAGAGAGTGCTGCAACTGAATGAACTGGATGAGTTTAGGTTGGATGCGTATGAGAATGCCAAGCTTTACAAGGAGAAAACCAAACGTTGGCATGATCAGAACATCGTTCATCGAGAATTTGTGGTGGGACAACTGGTATTATTATACAATTCTCGACTGaagttgatgccaggtaagtTGCATTCACGGTGGTCAGGACCATACACCATCACACAAGTCTTCCCTTATAGGACAGTGGAGATCactagtgaagcaactggagcaTTCAAGGTAAATGGACATAGGTTGAAGGTTTATCATGGTGGTACCATGCCCGGTGAGCCGATCACCGTGGATCTGCAGGATCCAAACTGA